A region of Dioscorea cayenensis subsp. rotundata cultivar TDr96_F1 chromosome 5, TDr96_F1_v2_PseudoChromosome.rev07_lg8_w22 25.fasta, whole genome shotgun sequence DNA encodes the following proteins:
- the LOC120261579 gene encoding uncharacterized protein LOC120261579 isoform X2 — translation MVTQAVSEAIALTEKKMDMSLDDIIKMSKKTTSKAKIPPRASNKSQGFLNGRGPQGNFNLHRFMDSRSSIRQGVLAKRRTHFQGNQFPITTNVANRAAAYSTSNWMVNWNKPSAAGTSFRRNDGEKSFAGKDKMLVPKQKPQTLDARFASIKEQRIRAMTHQQQMVRGSILQTVAAQRRRTHQQQHGRVTTQYGRASRPFGKFAR, via the exons ATGGTAACTCAGGCAGTGTCTGAGGCTATTGCTTTAACCGAGAAGAAGATGGACATGAGTTTAG ATGACATTATTAAAATGTCGAAGAAAACTACTTCCAAAGCAAAAATACCTCCTAGAGCTTCT AACAAAAGCCAAGGGTTCCTGAATGGCCGTGGTCCCCAGGGTAATTTTAACCTCCATCGCTTCATGGACTCTAGATCATCTATTAGACAG GGTGTGCTTGCCAAAAGGAGGACTCACTTCCAAGGAAATCAGTTTCCCATCACTACTAATGTTGCAAACAGGGCAGCTGCTTATTCCACCAGCAACTGGATGGTTAATTGGAACAAGCCAAg CGCAGCAGGCACTTCATTTAGGAGAAATGATGGTGAAAAAAGCTTTGCTGGAAAG GATAAGATGCTGGTGCCTAAGCAGAAGCCTCAGACTTTAGATGCCCGATTCGCCAGCATCAAGGAACAGAGAATCAGGGCAATGACCCATCAGCAGCAGATGGTGCGTGGCAGCATTCTTCAGACTGTGGCTGCACAAAGACGCCGCACCCACCAGCAACAGCATGGTCGCGTGACAACCCAATATGGTAGAGCCAGCCGGCCGTTTGGCAAGTTCGCACGATGA
- the LOC120261579 gene encoding uncharacterized protein LOC120261579 isoform X1 — MVTQAVSEAIALTEKKMDMSLDDIIKMSKKTTSKAKIPPRASNKSQGFLNGRGPQGNFNLHRFMDSRSSIRQGVLAKRRTHFQGNQFPITTNVANRAAAYSTSNWMVNWNKPSAAGTSFRRNDGEKSFAGKVVHCIPFVKHDKMLVPKQKPQTLDARFASIKEQRIRAMTHQQQMVRGSILQTVAAQRRRTHQQQHGRVTTQYGRASRPFGKFAR; from the exons ATGGTAACTCAGGCAGTGTCTGAGGCTATTGCTTTAACCGAGAAGAAGATGGACATGAGTTTAG ATGACATTATTAAAATGTCGAAGAAAACTACTTCCAAAGCAAAAATACCTCCTAGAGCTTCT AACAAAAGCCAAGGGTTCCTGAATGGCCGTGGTCCCCAGGGTAATTTTAACCTCCATCGCTTCATGGACTCTAGATCATCTATTAGACAG GGTGTGCTTGCCAAAAGGAGGACTCACTTCCAAGGAAATCAGTTTCCCATCACTACTAATGTTGCAAACAGGGCAGCTGCTTATTCCACCAGCAACTGGATGGTTAATTGGAACAAGCCAAg CGCAGCAGGCACTTCATTTAGGAGAAATGATGGTGAAAAAAGCTTTGCTGGAAAGGTAGTCCATTGTATTCCATTTGTTAAACAT GATAAGATGCTGGTGCCTAAGCAGAAGCCTCAGACTTTAGATGCCCGATTCGCCAGCATCAAGGAACAGAGAATCAGGGCAATGACCCATCAGCAGCAGATGGTGCGTGGCAGCATTCTTCAGACTGTGGCTGCACAAAGACGCCGCACCCACCAGCAACAGCATGGTCGCGTGACAACCCAATATGGTAGAGCCAGCCGGCCGTTTGGCAAGTTCGCACGATGA
- the LOC120262453 gene encoding uncharacterized protein LOC120262453 isoform X1 produces the protein MMRYQTVSTECIPLSIGKKPLLKACKEDDLVSNNGGGRAFDPKPLRASQDHQHQHEPLLPEPERSPVSVPKTQNESNGDVLLQWGRRKRTRLSRAESRPAPEDDHESESSRPPIKVRRRSAAGSNRLGAAAAMPPPPPPPSFGRLRPSPPSLLPHRITDHASSSSRPEKRPSALQQEKSSKMAIGDISLNSETSCPPKSNRETVDIAGASTTTTNEWPRILIALSRKEKEDDFLVMKGTKLPQRPKKRPKNIEKTLQYCFPGLWLSELTRGRYEVRERKCVKKKKRGLKGMESMDSDSE, from the exons ATGATGAG ATACCAGACTGTGAGCACTGAATGCATTCCACTGAGCATTGGCAAGAAGCCCTTGCTGAAAGCCTGCAAAGAAGACGACCTCGTTAGCAACAATGGCGGCGGCCGAGCCTTTGATCCCAAGCCTTTGAGAGCAAGCCAAGACCACCAGCATCAGCATGAGCCTCTACTCCCAGAACCGGAGAGATCTCCGGTCTCCGTGCCAAAGACTCAGAACGAGAGCAACGGCGACGTCTTGCTCCAGTGGGGGCGTAGGAAGAGAACTAGGCTCTCGCGGGCTGAGAGCCGACCTGCGCCGGAGGATGACCATGAGTCTGAGTCCTCACGCCCTCCGATCAAAGTTCGGCGAAGGTCAGCCGCCGGGTCGAATAGGTTAGGGGCTGCGGCGGCGATGCCTCCGCCACCACCGCCTCCGTCTTTTGGCCGTCTAAGGCCTTCTCCCCCTTCTCTTCTTCCTCACAG GATTACTGATCATGCAAGCAGTTCATCAAGGCCAGAGAAGAGACCATCAGCACTGCAACAAGAGAAGAGTTCAAAGATGGCAATTGGTGACATCTCCTTGAATTCTGAAACCTCTTGTCCACCAAAATCAAACAGAGAAACTGTAGATATTGCTGGGGCAAGCACCACTACAACCAATGAATGGCCAAGAATTCTCATAGCTCTTTCTAGGAAGGAAAAGGAAGATGATTTCCTTGTTATGAAGGGCACCAAACTCCCCCAAAGACCCAAGAAAAGACCGAAAAACATAGAGAAAACTCTTCAG TATTGTTTCCCTGGACTCTGGCTTTCTGAGTTGACAAGAGGAAGGTATGAAGTCAGGGAAAGGAAATGTGTCAAAAAG AAGAAGAGAGGCCTGAAGGGGATGGAGAGTATGGACAGTGATTCTGAATAG
- the LOC120262453 gene encoding uncharacterized protein LOC120262453 isoform X2 codes for MMRYQTVSTECIPLSIGKKPLLKACKEDDLVSNNGGGRAFDPKPLRASQDHQHQHEPLLPEPERSPVSVPKTQNESNGDVLLQWGRRKRTRLSRAESRPAPEDDHESESSRPPIKVRRRSAAGSNRITDHASSSSRPEKRPSALQQEKSSKMAIGDISLNSETSCPPKSNRETVDIAGASTTTTNEWPRILIALSRKEKEDDFLVMKGTKLPQRPKKRPKNIEKTLQYCFPGLWLSELTRGRYEVRERKCVKKKKRGLKGMESMDSDSE; via the exons ATGATGAG ATACCAGACTGTGAGCACTGAATGCATTCCACTGAGCATTGGCAAGAAGCCCTTGCTGAAAGCCTGCAAAGAAGACGACCTCGTTAGCAACAATGGCGGCGGCCGAGCCTTTGATCCCAAGCCTTTGAGAGCAAGCCAAGACCACCAGCATCAGCATGAGCCTCTACTCCCAGAACCGGAGAGATCTCCGGTCTCCGTGCCAAAGACTCAGAACGAGAGCAACGGCGACGTCTTGCTCCAGTGGGGGCGTAGGAAGAGAACTAGGCTCTCGCGGGCTGAGAGCCGACCTGCGCCGGAGGATGACCATGAGTCTGAGTCCTCACGCCCTCCGATCAAAGTTCGGCGAAGGTCAGCCGCCGGGTCGAATAG GATTACTGATCATGCAAGCAGTTCATCAAGGCCAGAGAAGAGACCATCAGCACTGCAACAAGAGAAGAGTTCAAAGATGGCAATTGGTGACATCTCCTTGAATTCTGAAACCTCTTGTCCACCAAAATCAAACAGAGAAACTGTAGATATTGCTGGGGCAAGCACCACTACAACCAATGAATGGCCAAGAATTCTCATAGCTCTTTCTAGGAAGGAAAAGGAAGATGATTTCCTTGTTATGAAGGGCACCAAACTCCCCCAAAGACCCAAGAAAAGACCGAAAAACATAGAGAAAACTCTTCAG TATTGTTTCCCTGGACTCTGGCTTTCTGAGTTGACAAGAGGAAGGTATGAAGTCAGGGAAAGGAAATGTGTCAAAAAG AAGAAGAGAGGCCTGAAGGGGATGGAGAGTATGGACAGTGATTCTGAATAG